The region ACGAACCGGTAGTTGCCGTCGCCGTCGGTCATGCACCGCCCGACGCCGGAGAAGTTGGGGTCCAGCGGCGCGGGGTGGCGGTCCCCGGAGTGCCGGTAGCGGCCGGCGGCGTTGGCCTGCCACAGCTCGACGAGCGTGTTCGGGACCGGATGTCCGCCGGAGTCCAGCACCCGGCCGCTCACCACGATGCGCTCGCCCAGCGGCTCGCCGTCGTGCTGGACGGTCAGGTCGTGGTCGGTCTCGCCGACCCGGTCGTGCCCGAGCAGCGGCCCGGTGACCTCGGTGAGGTAGTGGGGGAGCAACTGCAACGGCTGCTTGGGGTGCCGCAGCGCGGTCGAGCCGTACCCGGCGAAGTCCAGCGGCGGGTGCGAGCCGACGTCGCGCCGGTAGGAGGGCAGGATCAGCCCGGACTCCGACCGGGACTGGGTGGATTGCGTCATGGCGACTCCTCGTGCCGATGGGACATCGGCTGGTGCTCGGTGGGCGCGAAGCGCCTCGGCGGGGTGCGGGCGGGCTACTCCTCGATCGTGGCTTTGAGCCGCCGCAGGACGTCGAGCTCCTCGCCGGTGGGCGGTTCCTGGACGGTGAGCTCGTCGGCGACGCGCAGGTCCCAGCCCGTCGCCGCGCGTGCCTGCTCCACCTCCACGCCCGGGTTCAACCTGGTCAGGGTGAGCTCGAGGGTCCGCGGGTCCGGTTCCAGCACGCCGAGGTCGGTGATCACCTTGACCGGGCCGCGGCCGCGCAGCCCGTGCCGCTCGCGGCTGCCCGGCCCGTCCCCGTATCCCACCGAGGTGACGAAGTCGAGCCGGTCGACGAAGGCCCGGGTGCTCTGGCGCATGACGATCAGCACCTCCCGGCAGGACGCGGCGATCTCGGGCGCGCCCCCGGCACCGGGCAGCCGCACCTTCGGGTGCTCGTAGTCGCCGCCGATCACCGTCGTGTTGATGTTGCCGAAGCGGTCCACCTGGGCACCGCCGAGGAAGCCGGTCTCGATGCGGCCGGGCTGCAGCCAGTAGTTGAAGATCTCCGCCACGCCCACCACCGCGTCGGCGGTGTCGGCGAGCACGCCGTCGCCGATCGACAGCGGCAGCCGGTCCGGCTTGGCCCCGAGCGTGCCCGACTCGTAGATCAGCACCAGCTCCGGCGCGTGGGTGCGCCGGGCCAGGTTGGCCGCCGTGCTCGGCAGGCCGATGCCGACGAAGCACGCGGTGCCGTCGCGCAGCGACCGGGACGCCGAGACCGTCATCATCTCGTCGGCGGTGTACTCCCGCGCGGTCATCGGGTGCTCCTCTCCGCTCGCAGCACATCGGTGCCCAGCCAGTTCTCGAACGTCTCGCGGTCGCGGGCGATGGGGTCCCATTCGCGGTAGAAGGCGTTGTCGCGTTCGGAGTACCCCTGCGCGTAGGAAGGATGTGCGCCGCCCGGGACCTCGGCCACGGCGGTGATCGCCCACTTCGGCAGCACCACCGCGCCCGGCCGGGGCCGCAGCTCGTCGACGATCTCCTCGACGGTGACCAGGCTGCGCCGCGAGGCCAGCACCGCCTCCTTCTGCACCCCGGTGATGCCCCACAGCTGCACGTTGCCGGAGCGGTCGGCCTGCTGGGCGTGCACGATCCCGACGTCGGGGTTGAGCGCGGGCACCGCGGTCAGCGCCTCCCCGGTGAACGGGCATTCGATGGTCTTGATGTTCGCGGTGTGGTCGGGCAGGTCGGTGCCGGTGTAGCCGCGGAGCACGGCGAACGGCAGACCGGACGCTCCCGCGACGTAGCGGTTGGCCATCCCGGCGTGGCTGTGCTCCTCGATCTCCAGCGGCACCGGCCAGGAGTTCTGGATGGCGTCGCGGAAGCGGTGCAGCGACCCCACGCCCGGGTTGCCGCCCCAGGAGAAGACGAGCTTGCTCGCGCAGCCCGCGCCGATCATCTGGTCGTAGACGATGTCGGGCGTCATCCGGCACAGCGTCAGGCCGCGACGCCCCTGGCGGATGATCTCGTGCCCGGCGGCCACCGGGATCAGGTGTGTGAAGCCCTCGAGCGCGACCGTGTCGCCGTCGTGCACCAGTTCCGCGATCGCCTCTTCCAGCGACAGGATCCGCGCCACCCCAACCTCCGTGCGCATAGAGAACACATGTGCTTTATACGAACGATAGGGCGAGTCTTGTTCCGCGGTCAAGGTCCGGACCT is a window of Saccharopolyspora erythraea NRRL 2338 DNA encoding:
- a CDS encoding 3-oxoadipate--succinyl-CoA transferase subunit B, which produces MTAREYTADEMMTVSASRSLRDGTACFVGIGLPSTAANLARRTHAPELVLIYESGTLGAKPDRLPLSIGDGVLADTADAVVGVAEIFNYWLQPGRIETGFLGGAQVDRFGNINTTVIGGDYEHPKVRLPGAGGAPEIAASCREVLIVMRQSTRAFVDRLDFVTSVGYGDGPGSRERHGLRGRGPVKVITDLGVLEPDPRTLELTLTRLNPGVEVEQARAATGWDLRVADELTVQEPPTGEELDVLRRLKATIEE
- the pcaH gene encoding protocatechuate 3,4-dioxygenase subunit beta; this translates as MTQSTQSRSESGLILPSYRRDVGSHPPLDFAGYGSTALRHPKQPLQLLPHYLTEVTGPLLGHDRVGETDHDLTVQHDGEPLGERIVVSGRVLDSGGHPVPNTLVELWQANAAGRYRHSGDRHPAPLDPNFSGVGRCMTDGDGNYRFVTIKPGAYPWRNHDNAWRPAHLHFSLFGQAFTQRLITQMYFPGDPLFGQDPIFNSVRDPKARDRMISRFDLETTVPEWALGYRFDIVLRGTEASVFEDEEEDDD
- a CDS encoding CoA transferase subunit A; this encodes MARILSLEEAIAELVHDGDTVALEGFTHLIPVAAGHEIIRQGRRGLTLCRMTPDIVYDQMIGAGCASKLVFSWGGNPGVGSLHRFRDAIQNSWPVPLEIEEHSHAGMANRYVAGASGLPFAVLRGYTGTDLPDHTANIKTIECPFTGEALTAVPALNPDVGIVHAQQADRSGNVQLWGITGVQKEAVLASRRSLVTVEEIVDELRPRPGAVVLPKWAITAVAEVPGGAHPSYAQGYSERDNAFYREWDPIARDRETFENWLGTDVLRAERSTR